One genomic region from Rosa rugosa chromosome 1, drRosRugo1.1, whole genome shotgun sequence encodes:
- the LOC133714339 gene encoding auxin response factor 7 — MKAPTNGFLATSVEGEQKNINSELWHACAGPLVSLPPVGSLVVYFPQGHSEQVAASMQKETDFIPNYPNLPSKLICLLHNVTLHADTETDEVYAQMTLQPVNKYDKEAILASDMGLKQSRQPSEFFCKTLTASDTSTHGGFSVPRRAAEKIFPPLDFTMQPPAQELVAKDLHDSAWTFRHIYRGQPKRHLLTTGWSVFVSTKRLFAGDAVLFIRDEKSQLLLGIRRANRQQPALSSSVISSDSMHIGILAAAAHAAANNSPFTIFYNPRASPSEFVVPLAKYNKAMYTQVSLGMRFRMMFETEESGVRRYMGTITGISELDHVRWKSSQWRNLQVGWDESTAGDRPSRVSIWEIEPVVTPFYICPPPFFRPKFPKQPGMPDDESDIENAFKRAMPWLGDEFGMKNSPSSIFPGLSLVQWMNMQQNNQFSAPQSGFFPSMVPPTTLHNGTDDPSKLLNFQAPGLTAPGQVNKAAPQSQVSQVQQPTVTWPQQQQLQQLMQNPMNQQQQNHSQQQQLQQLLHTPLNQQQQNHPQQQQLQQLMQTPANQQLQNYSQQQQQQREQQNHQEPQGLQQLQQLHQLHQQQPQRQQSQQQQQLGQPTLVSNGLVTPNQIPSQNSQQPMMFTQLQQQHSLTSSTQSQQAVHTPNKNSFQLAAGTQDSQIQQQLEPQPSLLQRQQQVQLQQSPLQLLQQPQKAQQQPQVQSSSQQALSEQQLHLQLLQKLQQQQQQQQQQQQQQLFSPSSPLLQPQMLQQQLAHQQNQQLQQLQLPLSQHHQQQLSGNSFSADKLLNSNNFSASPMMQAQHVSSIQQQNQHKPVTAIRSHSNLTEGDGPSCSTSPSTNNCQVSSSNLLNRNQQGTAMLIGDPVAEPSSNLVHDFQSKSDIRIKHELPISKGLDQIKYKGAITDQLEASSSGTSYCLDASTIQQNYALPSFCLDGDVQSHPRNNLPFSANIDGLAPDTLLSRGYDSQKDLQNLLSNYGGTPRDIETELSTAAISSQSFGAPNMPFKPGCSSDVALNDAGVLNNGLWGSQAQRMRTYTKVQKRGSVGRCIDVTRYKGYDELRHDLARMFGIEGQLEDPQRTDWKLVYVDHENDILLVGDDPWEEFVSCVQSIKILSSVEVQQMSLDGDLGNVPVPNQACSGTDSGNAWRAPYEDNSAASFNR; from the exons ATGAAGGCTCCTACAAATGGGTTTTTGGCAACTTCAGTTGAAG GAGAACAGAAGAATATCAATTCAGAGTTATGGCATGCCTGTGCTGGGCCATTGGTTTCTTTGCCTCCAGTTGGAAGTCTTGTGGTTTATTTCCCTCAAGGCCATAGTGAGCAA GTTGCAGCATCTATGCAAAAGGAGACGGATTTCATACCTAACTACCCCAATCTTCCTTCGAAATTGATATGCTTGCTTCACAATGTCACATTACAT GCTGATACCGAAACAGATGAGGTGTATGCGCAGATGACTCTCCAACCAGTAAACAAA TATGACAAGGAAGCAATACTGGCTTCTGACATGGGCCTCAAGCAAAGCAGGCAACCTTCTGAGTTTTTCTGCAAAACTCTTACAGCTAGTGACACAAGTACTCACGGTGGATTTTCTGTACCTCGTCGTGCAGCTGAGAAGATCTTCCCACCTCTA GATTTCACAATGCAACCACCAGCGCAGGAGCTTGTAGCAAAAGATTTGCATGATAGTGCATGGACATTCAGACATATTTATCGCG GCCAGCCAAAAAGGCACCTGCTGACTACTGGTTGGAGTGTTTTCGTTAGCACAAAAAGACTCTTTGCTGGAGATGCTGTTCTTTTTATAAG AGATGAAAAATCTCAGCTTCTCTTGGGTATAAGGCGTGCTAATAGGCAGCAACCAGCTCTCTCTTCATCAGTCATTTCCAGCGATAGCATGCATATTGGAATTCTTGCAGCTGCAGCTCATGCTGCTGCAAATAACAGTCCATTTACCATATTTTACAACCCGAG GGCCAGCCCTTCTGAGTTTGTGGTACCTTtagccaagtacaataaagcGATGTATACCCAAGTTTCACTTGGCATGCGATTCAGAATGATGTTTGAGACTGAAGAGTCAGGAGTTCGCAGATACATGGGTACAATCACTGGGATTAGCGAGTTGGATCATGTTCGTTGGAAAAGTTCTCAATGGCGCAATCTTCAG GTTGGATGGGATGAATCAACGGCTGGTGATCGGCCTAGCCGAGTTTCAATTTGGGAAATTGAGCCTGTTGTAACTCCTTTCTACATCTGCCCACCTCCATTCTTTAGACCAAAGTTTCCCAAACAACCAGGGATGCCAG ATGATGAATCTGACATAGAGAATGCTTTCAAGAGAGCCATGCCATGGCTTGGAGATGAGTTTGGCATGAAAAATTCCCCAAGCTCGATTTTCCCTGGTTTGAGTTTAGTGCAGTGGATGAATATGCAACAAAATAATCAGTTTTCAGCCCCTCAGTCTGGATTTTTCCCATCCATGGTTCCTCCAACTACCCTGCATAACGGTACTGATGATCCATCCAAGTTGCTGAATTTTCAAGCTCCTGGTCTAACTGCACCGGGCCAGGTAAATAAAGCAGCTCCACAAAGTCAAGTTAGTCAAGTGCAACAGCCAACTGTGACATGGCCCCAACAGCAGCAGCTGCAGCAACTAATGCAGAATCCTATGAACCAACAGCAGCAAAATCACTCGCAACAGCAACAGCTACAACAATTATTGCATACTCCTTTGAACCAACAACAGCAAAATCATCCCCAACAGCAGCAGCTGCAGCAATTAATGCAAACTCCTGCAAACCAACAGCTGCAAAATTACTCTCAGCAGCAACAGCAGCAACGGGAGCAACAAAACCATCAAGAACCTCAAGGCCTTCAACAGCTGCAGCAACTTCATCAGCTACATCAGCAGCAACCACAACGGCAACAGTCACAGCAACAACAACAGTTAGGTCAACCGACTCTTGTAAGTAATGGTCTTGTTACTCCGAACCAAATCCCAAGCCAAAATTCGCAGCAACCAATGATGTTCACTCAGCTTCAGCAGCAGCATTCACTAACAAGCAGTACCCAATCCCAGCAAGCAGTCCACACTCCTAATAAGAATTCATTCCAGTTGGCAGCCGGCACACAAGACTCACAAATTCAGCAACAATTGGAACCGCAACCAAGCCTGTTGCAAAGGCAGCAGCAGGTACAGTTGCAACAGTCCCCATTGCAGTTGTTGCAACAGCCACAGAAAGCACAGCAGCAGCCACAAGTACAATCATCGTCACAACAGGCTTTGTCTGAGCAACAACTTCACTTACAGTTGCTTCAGAAATTgcagcagcaacagcaacagcagcagcagcagcaacaacaacaattatTCTCTCCATCAAGCCCACTTTTGCAGCCGCAAATGCTACAGCAGCAGCTGGCCCATCAACAAAACCAGCAATTACAACAGTTGCAGTTGCCTCTGTCTCAACATCATCAGCAACAGCTAAGCGGTAACAGCTTCTCAGCAGACAAACTTCTCAACAGCAACAACTTCTCGGCTTCACCAATGATGCAGGCCCAACATGTTTCATCTATCCAACAACAGAACCAGCACAAGCCAGTTACAGCAATCAGAAGCCATTCCAATCTTACAGAAGGGGACGGTCCATCATGTTCAACCTCCCCTTCTACAAATAATTGCCAGGTGTCCTCATCAAACCTACTGAACAGGAATCAGCAAGGAACAGCCATGTTGATAGGGGATCCAGTGGCGGAGCCTTCTAGTAACTTGGTTCATGATTTTCAGAGCAAGTCTGATATTCGAATCAAACATGAGTTGCCCATTTCAAAAGGACTGGACCAAATTAAATATAAAGGTGCCATCACTGATCAGTTGGAAGCTTCCTCTTCTGGAACTTCGTACTGTCTGGATGCTAGCACAATACAGCAGAACTACGCGCTCCCATCCTTCTGTTTAGATGGTGATGTCCAATCACATCCTCGGAACAATCTTCCGTTTTCAGCTAATATTGATGGATTGGCACCTGACACTTTGTTGTCAAGAGGATATGACTCTCAGAAAGATCTTCAGAACTTACTGTCTAATTATGGTGGGACACCAAGAGATATTGAGACAGAGCTATCTACTGCTGCAATCAGCTCTCAATCATTTGGGGCGCCAAACATGCCATTCAAGCCTGGGTGCTCTAGTGATGTTGCTCTAAATGATGCTGGAGTTCTAAATAATGGTTTGTGGGGATCACAGGCCCAACGTATGAGAACGTATACAAAG GTTCAAAAGCGTGGATCAGTGGGAAGATGTATTGATGTTACCCGGTATAAAGGCTATGATGAGCTCAGGCATGATCTAGCCCGCATGTTTGGGATTGAAGGGCAACTAGAAGATCCACAAAGAACTGACTGGAAGCTTGTTTATGTGGATCACGAAAATGACATACTTCTTGTTGGTGATGATCCATGGGA GGAGTTCGTGAGCTGTGTCCAGAGTATAAAGATACTGTCATCTGTTGAAGTACAACAAATGAGCTTGGATGGAGATCTGGGAAATGTTCCTGTTCCCAACCAAGCTTGCAGTGGAACTGACAGTGGAAATGCATGGAGGGCACCATATGAAGATAACTCTGCAGCCTCATTCAATCGGTAA
- the LOC133714348 gene encoding 20 kDa chaperonin, chloroplastic: MATAQLTASSISARSLASFEGLRPSNSKFGSPAAVSLVGHRSFRGLVVKAATTVAPKYTSIKPLGDRVLVKINTVEEKTGGGILLPTTAQTKPQGGEVVAVGEGKTIGKTKVGISVQTGAEVVYSKYAGTEVEFNGTKHLILKDDDIVGILETDDVKDLKPLNDRVLIKVAEAEQKTAGGLLLTEASKEKPSIGEVIAVGPGTLDEEGNRKPLSISKGSTVLYSKYAGNDFKGKDGSEYIALRASDVIAILS, from the exons ATGGCCACAGCTCAGCTAACAGCCTCATCTATCTCGGCCAGGAGCTTGGCCTCATTTGAAGGGCTTAGACCCTCAAACAGCAAGTTCGGGTCTCCAGCTGCAGTGTCACTGGTGGGCCACCGCTCCTTCCGCGGCCTAGTCGTCAAGGCCGCCACCACCGTTGCTCCCAAG TACACTTCGATTAAGCCTTTGGGTGACAGAGTGCTTGTGAAGATCAACACCGTGGAGGAGAAAACTGGTGGGGGAATTTTGCTTCCAACCACGGCTCAGACAAAGCCTCAAGGAGGTGAAGTGGTTGCTGTCGGAGAGGGCAAAACCATTGGCAAAACAAAAGTGGGGATCAGTGTCCAG ACTGGTGCAGAAGTTGTATATTCCAAGTATGCTGGGACAGAGGTGGAGTTCAATGGTACAAAGCATCTTATTTTGAAGGATGATGACATTGTTGGTATTCTTGAGACAGATGATGTCAAGGATCTTAAACCCCTGAATGATAGAGTCCTAATCAAG GTTGCTGAGGCTGAGCAAAAGACCGCTGGAGGTTTGTTGTTGACAGAGGCCAGCAAAGAGAAACCCTCCATTGGCGAG GTGATTGCTGTTGGACCCGGTACTCTTGACGAGGAAGGGAACAGGAAACCATTAAGCATCAGCAAGGGGAGCACAGTTTTGTACTCTAAGTATGCAGGGAATGACTTCAAGGGCAAAGATGGTTCTGAATACATAGCTTTGAGGGCTTCAGATGTCATTGCCATCCTTTCTTAG